The genomic segment AAGAAGTACCTGATTCCTTTGTGGATCGATTGAAGCCCTTTTTCCCAGTTGGGGTGGATTTGTTAGCATGAGCAGAGGCAGTACAAGGGGGGGTGCTCTTCTTCTACTTGTTCAGTCTTGACAATGGTAGTGTTGTTAGGAATGATTTTACTAGCATTAAAATCCTTGTTGCATCCGTCTTTGATTTCTGGTTTGTTTATTCAGTGACTATTTGGTATTTGTGATATTGCTTCTATGAGATTTATGTGCTGAGTGAATCTTGATGTTGTGAAACACAACACATTTCAATGCTCCATTCTCGGGTTAGACATAAATCTACTTAACACAATTAGAGCATGAGCTATATCTAGTCACAGTATAACTTGCTTAAGTAAGAGTCATTCTTCCTAATCTCCCTTGCCTTATAATCTCTATACCAAGTAACTTTTAGGCTTGAGTATTAGGTCATCTGGCTCTAGTACAACCTTAACTATATAATAAAGTTTTCTGAATaggttaataaaattaattagtgAGTTAATGTGTCATGAATTCAGTCTATTTTAACATTATTAGGACTTAGTTTTTGATTTTTATGTGCTTATTGAAAAATCATTATGCTTTGAATACATGTCAAGATTTAACAGTGGCACCCCTTTCCAAAAAGAATATCATAGGGCATTTACTTCCATCAGTACATCAGGGCATTTACATTTAGGAATAGTCTCTGGTGTTGTTTTTCGATAGCAAATATATGGCATAAATCTAATTTCTTATTGTTGTTCTTGAAATGGTTGTTTTTTTAGGAATAGTCTTATATTTGCATTTAGAATTCTTATTGAATCTTTAAGTCTTACTTAGATGGCAGGTGTTGATAATAAAGTTCTTATTATTGAGAATAATGATGAGGCTTCTGTTTGGACTCAAAAGCATGAAGAAATTTTCATTGAACTTATGGAAGAAGAAGTCTTAAAGGGAAACAAGAATACCACAACCTTTACCAAGCAATCATGGAAATATATAAAGGAAGAGCTTTGTGGACGAGCAAAAAGAAATTATAGTGATATGCAACTAAGGAACAAATACAATCAATTAACGCAAAAGCATAAGGATTTTAAGTCTTTACTGAAAGAGACTGGTATGGGATACAATGCAGTGACTGGAGAAGTTAGTGCGACAGATGAAGTTTGGGATAAACTTATTCGGGTAAAAATTGTTTAAAATGGATTTTATGCTTGATTTATTTTGATAGGTATTAGTAcattttatcaatataatttcatTTCATGTAGATTAATAAGTCTGCTAAAAGATTTAGAAAGAAAGGTTGTAAGTTTTATGAGAAATTATGCACTATCTTTGGTGATACTACTGCAACTGGCTCCAATGCTCATCCTTCAACTCAAAGTCCTTCTAATGATGATGATGCAACGTCGATAAGTCCTTCTACTATGAATGAAGAAAGTGGTTTTGATGAGGATGGTAACAAAAGAAGAGATAAATCAACAGCCACTTCGAACTCTCGATCAGTAAAAAGAGCAAAGTTCTCATCAGCTTTGGCAGATGCACTGGCAACATATAATGAAACTGCAAAGCGAAAGACAGAATTGATAGAGAGATCAATGACAACATCTGCATCACATTACTTATTGGATGAGACTGTTAAAGCTCTTAATCAAATTAATGGAATTAGTGGAGAAGTATACGCAAAAGCTATTGAGAAGTTTGAGAATGAGGTGTCCAGAGCATTGTTTCTAAAGATGCCAGAGCATAGAAGAATAGATTGGTTGCTGAATTTGAAGTGAAAAAGTTTAGACTTTGTTTAGCTATGAACAAGATGACTTTATTTAGCTATTAACTTTAGTTTTGTTTAGCTTTTGACTGGATGACTTTGTTAAgctattgactggatgactttattagctattgactggatgactttgtttagctattgactggatgacttGTTAGATGTTGACTGGATGACTTTGTTTTgctattgactggatgacttGTTTTGCCtattttgttttatggtttgACTTTGACTTTgagtgtttatatatttttatatattgaatGTAAAATTTAAAAGTTTTTTCTACTATCAGGATAACATGTCTTTAAACGTTGCTCTGTTCAACAAGGATAATTTACTGGACGATTCAGATGATGAGTTTGGAGAGATTTTGCTATATTTTGCTTGCAAGGAATATAATCAATTATATCTATCTAAGCAACCTTGTAGAAATTCAGCTCTTTCAGGCCATGAATACGTTATGGAAGTGTTGCACGGGCATTGGAGTAGGTGTTATGATTTGTTCAGAATGAACAAAGATGTCTTCAAACTATTTTGTGGTgttctaaaagaaaaaaaattattgaagaaCTCACGATATCTGTCTGTTGAAGAACAAGTGGCTATGTTCTTATTTGTGATTGGCCATAATGAACGACATCGTGTGGTTTCTGAACGATTTCAGCACTCCATCTCAACCACATCTCTTTATTTTAGGAAGGTTTTGAAGGCAATATGTCGTCTATCCAAAGAACTAATTACTCCACCTTCGTTTGGTGTAACTCCTCCAGAAATTCGATTCGATCCAAGATACTATCCATTTTTTAAGGTACaaaaatttgaattattattttttcctttctttcaatattcaataaaaaaatctaataatttattttgtattttagaatTGTGTTGGAGCTATAGATGGGACTCATATTTCTGCGCATGTTCCAATTGATGAACAAATACCATATAGAGGTCGAAAAGTGGATACAACTCAAAACGTAATGTGTGTATGTTCATTTGACATGAAGTTCACATACGTTGTCCCTGGATGGGAAGGATCAGCTAATGATGCACGGATTCTTCTAGAATGTGCCACAAACCCAGATTATGGATTTCCAATGCCGCTCCAAGGTAAGTATTTATCAAACTTATTATGTTGATTGacattattttatataaatatctaTAAGTAAAAACTAACATGAATTATCGTTGGATTAGGAAAATATTATCTTGTTGATTCTGGCTATACAAACATGCCTGGTTTTCTTTCGCCATACCGAGGGGAAAGGTGTCATTTGGGCCAGTACACAGATCTTAATGCCATAGGAAAAAAATAGCTTTTCAATTATCGACACTCTTCCTTGAGAAATGTCAATGAGCGGTGTTTTGGCGTGTTGAAGGCCCATTTTCCAATCCTAAAGCAAATGCATTCATATGATCTAAGAATACAAAAGTACATTGTCATTGCTTGCTGTGGGATTCATAATTTTATAAGGACAAATGCAGAAGCAGATGTATATTTTGATGGAAGTGAAGGAAATTCTGAAGTACAGACCACTACTTTACAAAGCACGGATGGAACTTTGACTGATAGTGTAAAGTTCAGTATTTCTAGAATtcatatatgtgaaatggctcATGTTCGTGATGAAATTGCTGACCATATATGGAGAGCTAGTCGACGATAGTGAGATTGAGTAAAGACATTAGTTGATTGTTATGACTCGTTTAATACTTTATTTTAAGTTTGGACAATTATCAGttcatatgtttttattttaCTATGTAAACTTTCTTGATTTTGTGTTATCTCATGGATAGATATTAAGTTTTGAAATTTgagattatttgaatattattaatataatatttttttactataattttattattttttattttaaaataataaatagtgatcacaaaaaatatttttattttttagtttagaaaatgaaaataaaaaataaatttcaaaaaaaaatatttaccaaacatgttttttattttttatttttttaaacaaaaaataaaaataaaaagttaccaaacacatttttatttttattttaaaaaaacagaaaacaaaaatggttatcaaacacatttttattttataaaaatcaaaaaacataaaacaaaaatatttttttatttttgagtttaaaaaatttaaaaacaaaaattttaccaaatacAACCATTGAtgttgagttatgtttgttttTCGCGAAAATGTGAGGAAACAGAAAGAAGAATCGAATAGAAGAAATGGAAGAGAAATTTGACTTGGTTATTACAGTTATGTATTATGGATTTTGGTCCTATTAACGTTTTGTTCTCTCATATTTTGACTTGACCAAAAATTTAGGATACATTAGAGCATTAAGCGATTATTTGACTGTAGTATAGAATGGTATATTAATGGTGATGTAGATAATGAGACATGAATTATATCATTGATTTTTAATTTCTATGTTAGTTCTTTACTAATTGTTTTTCAAAATTGATTCCTCATGCCATGGTTGTACTTGAAATTAAAGTTTTATTGTTAATGATTCTTGTATTCTCTGCCTAATAAGGAAATATGAAATGGTGGTTGTTTTGATATTATTGCATCTAGAATATTGAGGTCAATCATTGACAGAGTAAGAGATATGCTAGTTGAAAAAGCTCTTCAAATTAATTGATATAGAAATGGTATATCTGAAGCCTTATAAAAATATGTGGGGACATTGCGAAAAGGCTACTTTTGTGGGAAGATCTAGTTTGcatgttttagttttatttttattgcaCAGTCTAATGATGTTGTGTTGAATGTATTAGAGAGAACTTGCTTATAGTCACTTTGTAACAGTGAGTACTTGTAATTCAATTTGTGGAATAGAAATAGCTTGGATTGTCGTGGGATAAATAGAAAGCATCGTATTAATtaaactactattttggaatcaTTGATATCTTTTTTTATTGGCTCGTTATAAGTTGTCAAATAGTTCATATTTGTAGATAATTGATGCATT from the Humulus lupulus chromosome X, drHumLupu1.1, whole genome shotgun sequence genome contains:
- the LOC133803931 gene encoding L10-interacting MYB domain-containing protein-like encodes the protein MAGVDNKVLIIENNDEASVWTQKHEEIFIELMEEEVLKGNKNTTTFTKQSWKYIKEELCGRAKRNYSDMQLRNKYNQLTQKHKDFKSLLKETGMGYNAVTGEVSATDEVWDKLIRINKSAKRFRKKGCKFYEKLCTIFGDTTATGSNAHPSTQSPSNDDDATSISPSTMNEESGFDEDGNKRRDKSTATSNSRSVKRAKFSSALADALATYNETAKRKTELIERSMTTSASHYLLDETVKALNQINGISGEVYAKAIEKFENEVSRALFLKMPEHRRIDWLLNLK
- the LOC133806600 gene encoding uncharacterized protein LOC133806600, with the translated sequence MSLNVALFNKDNLLDDSDDEFGEILLYFACKEYNQLYLSKQPCRNSALSGHEYVMEVLHGHWSRCYDLFRMNKDVFKLFCGVLKEKKLLKNSRYLSVEEQVAMFLFVIGHNERHRVVSERFQHSISTTSLYFRKVLKAICRLSKELITPPSFGVTPPEIRFDPRYYPFFKL